A window of Anaerolineae bacterium genomic DNA:
TCCACCAGTGCGCGCAGCACGTGGAGGTCAGGCTTATCATCCGGGGTGAAAGGGGTGACCAGCGCCGGCATCACCCCGCTGAATGTGCGCATACGAGGACACCTTCCTGAGAGAATGGCCATGTCAAGGGTATAAAGCGCGGTTTTCCCACACGCTACAGCACCATGGTGGGGTCGGCGGCGTCGCGCAGGCCATCGCCGATGAAGTTCACGAATAGTACCGTCAGCACGGTGAATATCGACGGTGGAATCCACATCCAGGGCAGTTCGCGCAGGATCTGCAGGTTGCGGGCTGCTTCCAGCATATTGCCCCAACTGGGCGTGGGCGGGGCGACCCCCAGCCCCAGAAAGCTCAACCCTGCCTCGGTCAGGATGGCGTTGCCGACGGTGAAGCTGACCATGGCCACCAGCGGTGCGATCACATTCGGCATGATGTGCACGAAGATGATCCGCCGGTGACTCAGCCCCAGGCAGCGCGCCGCGGTGACAAACTCCTGCTCCCGCAGGGAGAGGAACTGTCCCCTGACCAGCCGGACCGTCCCCGGCCAGCTCAGCCCGCCGATGACGGCGATCAGCGTTAACAGCGAACGTGGCAGAAACGAGGCCAGGGTCAGCATGATCACTATCGGCGGCAGGGTGAGGACGATATCGGTGAAGCGGCTGATGATCCAGTCCGCCTTGCCGCCGTAGTAACCGGCTGTTGCTCCTAGCGTCACACCGATGACGGTGGAGAGCAGGGTGGCCGCGGCGGCCACACTGAGCGAGACTCGCCCGCCATGAATGGTGCGGCTCCAGATGTCGCGTCCGGTGCGATCCGTGCCGAACCAGTGCGCGGCGCTGGGTGGCGACTTGGCTGCCCGCAGGTCCATCTGCTCATAGGGATAGCGCTCGATCTGGGCGGCGAAGACGACCAGCAGAATCATGGTCGCCAGGCCGGCCACCCCCACGATGGCCAGCCGATTGCGCAGGAAGCGCCGCAATGTCCGCCGGGTCAGCGATTCCGGGCGGGCGCGCGAACCGGTCAGTTCAACCACGGCCGTTGACCTGTCCGGTGTGTGGGTTGGAGTGGCGGGCTGGCTAGTCATAGCGGATCCTCGGATCGATCATGCCATACGCCAGGTCGGTCAGCAGGTTGGCCGTGAGCACAACGATGGCGATCACCGTGTTCATGCCCATGATCAGGGGCACATCTTTGGAATTCACGGCGTCCAGATACATGGTGCCCATGCCAGGCCAGCTAAAGATGGTCTCGATGAAAACCGCGCCAACAACCAGACTGGGCAGGCTCAGCCCGATCACCGTGATCACCGGCAGCAGGGCGTTTGGCAGGGTATGCCGCCAGATTACGACGCGCTCGCGCAGCCCTTTGCCCCTGGCTGTTCGCACATAGTCGGTATGCAGCACCTCTAACATGCTGAAGCGCGTGTAGCGCATGAACGTGGCGATATACG
This region includes:
- a CDS encoding ABC transporter permease, with product MTSQPATPTHTPDRSTAVVELTGSRARPESLTRRTLRRFLRNRLAIVGVAGLATMILLVVFAAQIERYPYEQMDLRAAKSPPSAAHWFGTDRTGRDIWSRTIHGGRVSLSVAAAATLLSTVIGVTLGATAGYYGGKADWIISRFTDIVLTLPPIVIMLTLASFLPRSLLTLIAVIGGLSWPGTVRLVRGQFLSLREQEFVTAARCLGLSHRRIIFVHIMPNVIAPLVAMVSFTVGNAILTEAGLSFLGLGVAPPTPSWGNMLEAARNLQILRELPWMWIPPSIFTVLTVLFVNFIGDGLRDAADPTMVL